DNA sequence from the Lysobacter silvisoli genome:
GTCACCCTGGAGCCGGTTCTTCGATCCAGCAGCCCGAAGACGGCGTTTCGCTCTTCACGCGTGGGCAGCAGCGAAAGTGCTGTGCGCAGAGCAGCTATACGGACAATGCGATGCGAACGCGGCACAACCTCACCACTCATCCATCCATAAAACGTCTTTCTAGTTACATTAAAAAGACCTGCCAGCGCCGTAACGCTAATATCTGACTGAAACCTTATCCATTCAATGTCTTGAACCCATTGATCTGGCGAAGCGCCATCAGGATCTGCATGAGGCGCTGCCTCCTTACTAGATCTCAATAGATGAGGGATAGCCTTGTTTTCTATCTGCACAACAGGACTGGTTGGAGCACTAACTCCCGCCATCACACCACCAGCGAATGCCACACCCAGCAAGGTTGCGCAACCGAATCCAAGCGCGGCACTCGTTGTGGAACTCTTAGTAGGGTCAGCAGAAGGAACAAAAAATTTAATTGCCTGCTGCCCCTCTAAATTCCTATAAATAACAAAAGACTGCGCTGTCTGACTCATAAAGACTCCTCTTCCCATCTGGAGAATGCATGATCACTACAGACCTGGCGGAAAAACTGATTTGCTAGACAATGAAGCCGTCGCACTTCATCCTCAACTTGTCTCACATCTCCGGCATTTAGCAAAAATCCATTTTTTACGGCATCTATATCTAAAGCACCCTGCTGCCCGACCATTACAGGAATTGGGTTCGTGAAGGCTCCGTCCTCGACACTGACATTCGACAGAAAAGCAAGCGCCAGATCAGCTGGAACCACTGGGTGCCCTGCCCCTACAAATCGGACGGTGAGCTTGTCATCTCCAATCCTGTAGGTACTTGAACTGGTACCAGTCAGAACCTCACCATTCCAGCCCTCCCAGGAGGGTAGGAAAGGCAGAAGACCAGCATCGATGTACTGAGAGAGACGCTCGCCATCTCTAGGACGAATGTAGTCCAAATACCTGATACCGATTGTTTCGACTTCCAAGAAATTAGAGGAGGTCAAAATCGCATCAACGGCAGATGACACGCTCGCCGCGAACTGATCAAAGTGCAGATACGACCTTGTGAAGACCGTCAAGCCTCCTTTATGAATCTGAATCGAAGTGGACTGGTCACCACTGGTAAAAAGGAAGGCAGCACCTGGTTGCGCCGGATCAAAGTCCGGTGGGTCAATAGCAAGCTCCATTCCGCCGGCCGCCGGACTTTGACGAACTCGACTCAGGCGGGGAAAGTCCGCATACAAACGATCCTGAATGGCGCCAATCCAAGAAGGAAGTGACTCTCGTAACTTAAATCGAACTCCGCATAACACGAAGTAGAGAGGGGCAGAACGCAGCACGCCTTCCTTGTTGATCATTTTTCACCCAACTAAACACATAGGCGATCAAAGTATACACTTTTGAACGCCCCGCATAGTTCCCTGTGAAGACTCAGGTCGCAAATTTCGTCGAATATTTACTGGGCATTCAAGACGCCGCAGATCCATCAAGCTATTGATTTTAAAGATAAATTCTTGACAAGGCTATCTTCCCCCCAGTGCCTAGACCTTGGTTGAGATGCGCCAACCGAAGGCGGGCATACACGACGACGTCATGGGCTACGGGAGAACCTAGAACTGCAGTGGGAACGACTCAGGAGTTCGCCATGAGACTGCAGATCCGTACCCCGCTTCTCGCCGCCACTTTCGCGCTGCTCGCCACGCCGGCCCTGGCCCAGGAAACGCCCAAGCCCAAGCCGATGACCTCGGCCGAGAAGATCGCGGTGATCGATGCCGATCGCGATGGGGTGATCACCGCCGAGGAGCATGCGGCGGGGGCGAAGAAGATGTTCGAGCAGATGGATGCCAATCGCGACGGTAAGGTGACGGCGGCGGAGATGGATGCCGCGCATGCGGCGATGGCCACGCATAACGGCGGCAAAGCCAATGCCGATGATCCGCCGCCGAATGAGCGGCCGATGGATAACAAGCGGGGTAAGGAGTGAGGCCGGACGGCGAATGCTGGATTCCCGCCTTCGCGGGAATGACGGTGGGCCAGGAGCGAGAGCGAACCGCGAGCGCTGGATTCCCGCGTTCGCGGGAATGACGGACTCCGGGACTGCCGTCGGTGATGGGCGCTGCCCTATTCGGGGCGGTGCCAGATCATGTGCACGTCGGCGCGCACGTAGTGCGAGCCGGGGCGCGGTGCGGGGTAGTGGCGGAAGCCGACGCTTTCGTACAGCTTCAGCGCGGGCGCCAGCTTGGTGCTGGACTCCAGAAACAGTTCGCGGCCATCGAGACCGCTGTAGGCGTCGAGCACGCCCAGCATCAGCAGCCGGCCGATGCCGCCGCCGCGCAGGCGGCTGTCCACGGCCATCTTGGTCAGCTCATAGATGCCGTCGCCATGATGCTTCAGGGCGACGGTGCCCAAGGCCTGACCGGCGGCGTTGACCGCGAACAGCACGCGGCCGCCGTCGGCGAGCAGGTGGGTCTCCGGATCGCCGAGCACGACACGGTCGATGGGCTCGACCACGAACCAGCGCTCCAGCCATTCCAGGTTGAGACGGGCGAAGTCCTGGCGCCATTGGGGCGCGTAGTCGACGACGCGGACGCCGTCGGTGCTGGGGATGTTCGATGGTTCGCTCATGCGCCGATCATACGGCGCGCGGCTCAGTCCTTGCCTTGGCCCTTGGCCTTGCCGGGCGGCTGCGCCTTGGCCGGGCCCCTGCCCTGCCCCACGCGCGCCGAAGCCGGCGGGCGCTGGCTCTTGACCGTGGGCCGGTTGGGGAAGTCGCGGCGCAGTTCGCTGTCGATCGTGATGGGGCGGCCCCAGCGGTCGTAGGTGGGGACGAAGCCGCGCTTGAGGCGGTGGAATTCGGGCGAGCCGGGTTTCATGCCCATGCGCTGCGCGACCACGCCCCAGCCTTCGCCATGGCTGCGCTCCCATTCGTCGACCACATAGCGGCAGGGGCGGCCCAGCACCTGCGCCAGGGCGCAAGCGTAGTAGACGTCGCCGGGCGCCCAGCGGCGGCTGCCGAGCAGATCGTTGACCAGGTCGCGCGGCGCGCCATAGTTGCGCACCATCTCGTCGACGAAGGGTTCGCGGTAGCGGCCGCCGTAGCGGTTGATGTCGCCCAGCCAGGTGTCCACCCAGGCATCGCCGCTGCGCGGATCCCAACCGAAGGCGTAGTCCTGCGCCCAGCTCTGGCCGACGCCGAACAACGCCGCCAGCGAGGCGAACAGCGCCATGGCGCGCAGCCGCAGGCGGCGGCGCAGGGGCGATGGGGTCGCGATGCGGGTGCGGTCGCCGTCCATGCCGGCCCTCACTGCGAAATGGTGAACTTGCCGAAGGCCACGCCCAGATCCCAGCCTTCGCCCTTGCCGGCCAGGGCCAGCGAGACTTCGCCCTTGGTCATGACCTGGGCCTTGCTGGATTTGACCGCGCCGGCATGGGCCTCGGCGGTGGCGTAGCTGCCGAGCACGTCGGAAATGCTGCGCACGCCGGCGAACTCGCCCACGCCGTTGTCGATGCGCGACTTGCCGAAGCTCAGGCCGCCGCCCTTGGCGCTGATCTTCACCGCCATGCTCTGGCCGTTGCTGCAGCTGACCGTGCCGCTGCCGGAATAGGTCTTGTAGAACGCCGACCAGCCGGCCAGGTTGAAGCGCAGCTTGCAGGTCGGGTTTTCGGCCTGGGCCGGCGGCGCCCATGCGGCGCCCAGGCCGGCGAAGGCGATGAGGGCGCTGAGCAGCAAAGGCTTCATGGGATCGGGCTTCATAGGAGCGGCTCCGGGCGGACAGGGGCGCAGGCTAGCACCGAATGCGGCGGCCGGCTGCGGCCGCACGCGAGGCCGGCGCCGCAAGTGCGGCGCCGGCCGGTCGTGCATCAGTCGTCGTCGCGCCAGCGGCGGTCGTAACGATCGTAGTAGCGGTTGTCGTAGCGGCGATCGTAACGGGCGTCGTAATAGCGGTTGTCGTAGCGACGGTCGTAACGGGCGTCGTAGTACTCGGTCTTGCACTTGCCGTGCTTGTTGCAGTTCGCCCGGTTGTAGGGGCGGTTGTTGTAGTAGCCGTAAGCGTTACCGTACGGCGGCGAGTGACGCGGCACGTTGCGGTAATAGGTGGGGCGGCCGTAGCGGTCGCGAACCACGATCAGGCGGTCGTCGTAACCGTAATTGCCGTAGCGGTAGTACGGCGTGTTGCCGCGCATGATGACGTCGGCAACGTTCACGATCACGCGGGCCAGGTCGTCGTCGCTCTGGGCCCGCGCGGTCGCCGGCGCCAGCGCGGCCGCGCCGAGACCGGCGGCCAGGGCAGCCGGGGCGAGCCATCGGGTCAGTGCGCTCATCTCGTTCTCCTCATCGCCCGCACCATTGCGGGCACGGTGCGACGATGCGACCGCGAGGGTGAACGCGTTTGTAATCCGGACGCTGGCGGCGGGTTTCGCTCAGCCGCCGTTGGGCGGCCGTCGTCGGGCGTTCAGGCGAGCGCGGCGAGCGCCAATTCGCGGACCGCGGCCGGCAGCGCGGGGGCGCCGTCCACGCGACGCAGGCGCGGCTCGTCGGCGGCGATTTCGGCCTCGTTCTCGTGCGCCCAGGTGGTGTGGTACTGCATGTGCACGCCCCAGCCACCCAAGGCCAGCACCGGCGCGATGTCCGAGCGCAGCGAATTGCCGATCATCGCGAACTGCTGCGGCGGCAGACCGAATTCCTCGAACAGCCGCGCATAGGTCGCCGCGTCCTTCTCGCTGACGATCTCGATGCGGCGGAACAGGTCGGCCAGGCCGCACTGGCGCACCTTGGCTTCCTGGTGGAACAGGTCGCCCTTGGTGATCAGCACCACGTCGAATTCGGAGGCGATCTCGCGCACCGCCTCGGGGATGCCGGGCAGCAGTTCCACCGGGTGGCGCAGCAAGTCCTTGCCCAGCTCGACGATGCGGTGCAGGTCGGCGGCGCTGATGCGCTGCTGGGTGATGTCCACCGCCGCCTCGATCATCGACAGCACCATGCCCTTCACGCCGTAGCCGAACAGGGCGATGTTGCGCTTCTCGGTCTCGTACAAGCGCTGCAGCGCGCCGGACTGGTGCAGGTCGACGTAGCCGCCGACGATGCGTTCGAAGTCGAGCTGGGCTTCGTCGAAATAATCCTGGCTGCGCCAGAGGGTGTCGTCGGCGTCGAAGCCGACCAGCCGGATGCCGGCCGAGTCGTTGCGGTTCATGCGCGCATTATGCCGCGCCGGCGCGCTGGGCCGATACCGCAACAGGAAGGGCGGCCGTAGCCGCCCTTCCTCCGCAGGGGAGTCCACACCCCTGTAAACGGTAGCGATGTTGCGCTTAGCCGCCGTGCTGGCCGGTCTTGCCGGTCTGGGCCTTGGCGACGTAGGCCTTGTATTCCTCGGCGGTCAGCGCGCCGTCGGCGTTGCTGTCGGCCTTGTCGAAGACCTGGGTCAGCGCCGGCACGGCCTCGGCCTCGGCCTTGCTCAGGCTGCCGTTCTTGTCGGCGTCCACGTCGTTCCAGCTCTTCTTCTGCGGAGCGGCGGCGGTGGCCGCCGGAGCGGCAGGCGTAGCCGGAGTCGCGGCCGGGTCGCTGGTCTGGGCGGCGTCGGCGCTCTGCGCCTGATCGGCCGGCGGAGCCTGCTCGGCTTCCTGGGCGAAGGCCATCGGCGCGGACAGCGCGGCGGCGAGGGCGAAAGCACCGATCAGCGACTTGCGGGACAGGGTATTCATGGGGCGATCTCTCCTGGAGTTGATGTGCTGCGCAGGTGTCGTGTTGCTTGGGGGCCACCGCACGACTGCACCTTGCCCAGGCACGTCTGAACCGATCGCGCGCTGCGAGCGTTAAAGCTACGTTCGCTTAACCACTGGCCGCGGCAATGCGGTTAGGCGCCCACCGCTTGCGGCGTCGAAACGTGACGTAGCGCGGCTTTGCGCGGCGCACGACCATGCCGGATGTGGCTGAACCAAACACAACGTTTACGAATGCGGCGGTGCACGCATGGGCTGATGTATGCGTTTGCATTCGATGGCGCACCGCATCGCGGTGCCGCTCAGGCCGATTCGATGCGTATTTCGTGCGTTACACCGGGCGCGAAAGTGGCCAGGCAGTGTTCGGCTTCGGCGGCGAGCGCGGCGCGCTCGGGTTTCTTCAGCGCGGCGAAGGGCGCGATGGTCACGGATGTCGCGCCGGGCTCGCGCTGCAGGCTCCAAGTGCCGCGCACGAAGCCGTCCAGCAGCACGGTGGCGCGGACGATGCCGTTGCGGGTGAACACCGCGTCCTTGTGGCGGGCATCGAGCACGCGCGTGCGGTCGGCGTGGGCGAGCAGCAGATTGTCGAAATCGGCGACTAGCCGCGCGGGAGCGGGGGTGTCGGCGTCCGGCAGCGTCCGGTCGGCCAGATCGAACAGTTCCTCGCCGTCGGGGCCGCGGTAGCCGCGCAACTGCGGGCGCAGGCGCTGGACGATGGCGCGCACGCCTTGCAGGCCGGACCAGGTGGCGATGTCGCGCACGCTGGCGGGACCGAACGCGGCCAGGTAGCGCAGCACCATGGCATCGGCGGCGTCGGCTTCGGCCAGGCTTTGGCCCAGCCATTGGGCCGCTGGTGCGAAGCAAGCCTGCTGGTGCGAATCCCAGACCCCAGCCGGCGGCACATGCACCAGTGCGGCCACACCGCGTACCCAACGCGCCATCGCCGAGGCATCGCCCTGCGGCCAGCGGCCCTGCAGCGCGGCGCCCAGGGCGGTGGCGTTGAGCGCTTGCGCGGACAGCAGTTCCAGGCCGGACAGGCTCAGCGCCTGCAGGTCCATGTGCTTGACCGCCTTGCCTTGGTCGCTGTGCAGGAACAGGCGCTGCAGCATGGGCGTCAGCGTGGCGCGCCAGGCCAGGTAATCGGCGGCGCTGACCAGGTGCAGGGTACCGCGCATCATGGTGGCGCGCACCACTTGCCGTTGCTGCATCAGCTCGGTGAGGCGTTCGGGGCGGAAGTCGCGCAGGCGCGACCACAGGCCCAGGTAAGGCGGGTTGGGCGCTTGGGCTTGCAGGCCGCCCAATTGTTCGATCATCGCCACCGGCGACGCGCCAGTGCGTTCGAGCAGGCCCTGCCGCTGCAGCAGGGCGCGGTTCAAGGCGCGTAGCGATAGTACGGCGCCTTCGCCGGTGTTGGCTGCGCGGGGCTGGGCGGGCATGGGGGCTCCTGTTTGTCGGGATGATACGGGAGCGGGTTGTGGGGGC
Encoded proteins:
- a CDS encoding TIGR04255 family protein; protein product: MINKEGVLRSAPLYFVLCGVRFKLRESLPSWIGAIQDRLYADFPRLSRVRQSPAAGGMELAIDPPDFDPAQPGAAFLFTSGDQSTSIQIHKGGLTVFTRSYLHFDQFAASVSSAVDAILTSSNFLEVETIGIRYLDYIRPRDGERLSQYIDAGLLPFLPSWEGWNGEVLTGTSSSTYRIGDDKLTVRFVGAGHPVVPADLALAFLSNVSVEDGAFTNPIPVMVGQQGALDIDAVKNGFLLNAGDVRQVEDEVRRLHCLANQFFRQVCSDHAFSRWEEESL
- a CDS encoding GNAT family N-acetyltransferase produces the protein MSEPSNIPSTDGVRVVDYAPQWRQDFARLNLEWLERWFVVEPIDRVVLGDPETHLLADGGRVLFAVNAAGQALGTVALKHHGDGIYELTKMAVDSRLRGGGIGRLLMLGVLDAYSGLDGRELFLESSTKLAPALKLYESVGFRHYPAPRPGSHYVRADVHMIWHRPE
- a CDS encoding HAD family hydrolase, with the translated sequence MNRNDSAGIRLVGFDADDTLWRSQDYFDEAQLDFERIVGGYVDLHQSGALQRLYETEKRNIALFGYGVKGMVLSMIEAAVDITQQRISAADLHRIVELGKDLLRHPVELLPGIPEAVREIASEFDVVLITKGDLFHQEAKVRQCGLADLFRRIEIVSEKDAATYARLFEEFGLPPQQFAMIGNSLRSDIAPVLALGGWGVHMQYHTTWAHENEAEIAADEPRLRRVDGAPALPAAVRELALAALA
- a CDS encoding EF-hand domain-containing protein — protein: MNTLSRKSLIGAFALAAALSAPMAFAQEAEQAPPADQAQSADAAQTSDPAATPATPAAPAATAAAPQKKSWNDVDADKNGSLSKAEAEAVPALTQVFDKADSNADGALTAEEYKAYVAKAQTGKTGQHGG
- a CDS encoding winged helix DNA-binding domain-containing protein; this encodes MPAQPRAANTGEGAVLSLRALNRALLQRQGLLERTGASPVAMIEQLGGLQAQAPNPPYLGLWSRLRDFRPERLTELMQQRQVVRATMMRGTLHLVSAADYLAWRATLTPMLQRLFLHSDQGKAVKHMDLQALSLSGLELLSAQALNATALGAALQGRWPQGDASAMARWVRGVAALVHVPPAGVWDSHQQACFAPAAQWLGQSLAEADAADAMVLRYLAAFGPASVRDIATWSGLQGVRAIVQRLRPQLRGYRGPDGEELFDLADRTLPDADTPAPARLVADFDNLLLAHADRTRVLDARHKDAVFTRNGIVRATVLLDGFVRGTWSLQREPGATSVTIAPFAALKKPERAALAAEAEHCLATFAPGVTHEIRIESA